From a region of the Polynucleobacter corsicus genome:
- a CDS encoding GGDEF domain-containing protein encodes MNPILHIFETDHYDLIDALLSLPISGFLLLGVLGLRKLLLKSDDKQLTLETLAQFDPLTNSLSRTEILYRASEEIDRSRRNKHSFALLEMDIDHFKNVNDLLGHHVGDEVLINLVRHSQEALRSIDSVGRIGGEEFLILLPETEAEGAAQIAERLRKHIANAINDTSAPIPVKITISIGVTIFEPNENHRIARGIVLNELMNKADLAMYQAKNEGRNRVAFWSASTPP; translated from the coding sequence ATGAATCCCATTCTTCATATATTCGAAACCGATCATTATGATTTAATAGACGCCCTCTTATCTCTACCAATTTCTGGTTTTTTATTACTTGGAGTGCTTGGTCTTAGAAAATTACTCCTCAAGTCTGACGATAAACAACTGACACTTGAAACTCTTGCTCAATTTGACCCCCTCACCAACAGCTTAAGTCGCACTGAAATTCTTTATCGAGCCTCTGAAGAAATTGATCGATCACGCAGAAATAAACATTCCTTTGCGCTTTTAGAAATGGACATTGACCATTTTAAAAATGTAAACGATCTGCTTGGTCATCATGTTGGCGATGAAGTCTTAATTAATTTAGTAAGGCACTCCCAAGAAGCCCTTCGCTCTATCGATTCAGTTGGACGAATTGGTGGAGAAGAATTTCTAATTCTTTTGCCAGAAACAGAAGCCGAGGGAGCCGCTCAAATTGCCGAGCGTTTGCGTAAACATATTGCTAACGCGATAAATGATACGAGCGCCCCAATACCAGTAAAAATCACCATTAGTATTGGGGTGACGATTTTTGAGCCAAATGAAAACCATAGAATTGCGCGTGGAATAGTGCTCAATGAACTCATGAATAAAGCTGACTTAGCAATGTATCAAGCTAAAAATGAAGGGCGAAATCGTGTTGCCTTTTGGAGCGCCTCTACCCCCCCTTAA